A genomic stretch from Natronomonas gomsonensis includes:
- a CDS encoding metal-dependent transcriptional regulator, with product MASAVRYLLVIYMEGGDDHPVSPGRLAERLEKSPAATTEMLQRLEADGLVVHEPYEGATLTDEGQETAEELHDTYRTLSQFFREVLGLEDSEAEAMRMAGSVSPAVAERLAVTLLGDTANSEPVATASEAGER from the coding sequence ATGGCGAGCGCCGTGCGGTATCTCCTCGTTATCTACATGGAGGGTGGTGACGACCACCCGGTGTCGCCGGGGCGACTCGCCGAGAGACTGGAGAAGTCGCCGGCGGCGACGACCGAGATGCTCCAGCGCCTCGAAGCCGACGGGCTGGTGGTCCACGAACCCTACGAAGGAGCGACGCTGACTGACGAGGGACAGGAGACCGCCGAGGAGTTGCACGACACCTACCGGACGCTCTCGCAGTTCTTTCGGGAGGTACTCGGGTTGGAGGACTCGGAAGCCGAGGCGATGCGGATGGCCGGGAGTGTCAGTCCGGCCGTCGCCGAGCGACTGGCCGTGACGCTGTTGGGTGATACTGCGAATTCGGAGCCGGTCGCGACGGCAAGCGAGGCGGGCGAGCGTTGA
- a CDS encoding DUF7260 family protein, with the protein MSGIIDPIRAAIDRVDEEVAHVEATSRAFERFDAEVRALDPASLPNGGGGVPATGEVTPAAPTVQQGPATAEAEEVRSLFEETVRPYSVADLEESEPLTATMSEELGEGIAAVLDPSTPGQFTAEVQQSIHSAVEQRQAELRAMERALDIERESLGESLERLEGTCEWLDAADERPLSVLGFEALRERHERLETHRNRCETVATDRQAVLDRTTSEGAKTGLTHRSLVAYLSQERSTTFPELSAAARLDAICTECQRTVRDHLTRRA; encoded by the coding sequence GTGAGCGGAATCATCGACCCGATTCGGGCGGCCATCGACCGCGTCGACGAGGAGGTGGCACACGTCGAAGCCACGTCGAGGGCTTTCGAGCGCTTCGACGCCGAGGTCCGAGCCCTCGACCCGGCGTCGCTTCCGAACGGCGGTGGCGGCGTACCAGCCACTGGCGAGGTGACGCCAGCGGCGCCAACAGTACAGCAAGGGCCGGCGACTGCAGAGGCCGAGGAGGTTCGGTCGCTGTTCGAAGAGACCGTCCGCCCCTACAGCGTGGCCGACCTCGAGGAGTCGGAGCCGCTCACGGCAACGATGAGCGAGGAGTTGGGCGAGGGCATCGCGGCCGTGTTGGACCCCTCGACACCCGGACAGTTCACGGCCGAGGTCCAGCAGTCGATTCACAGTGCTGTCGAGCAACGACAGGCCGAGCTGCGGGCGATGGAGCGCGCTCTCGACATCGAGCGGGAGTCACTGGGCGAGTCGTTGGAACGACTGGAAGGGACGTGTGAGTGGCTCGATGCGGCCGACGAACGGCCACTGTCGGTACTCGGTTTCGAGGCGCTTCGGGAGCGCCACGAGCGGCTCGAAACCCACCGAAATCGGTGTGAAACGGTCGCTACAGACCGACAGGCGGTACTCGACCGAACGACGAGCGAGGGAGCGAAAACGGGCCTCACACATCGGTCGCTCGTTGCGTACTTGTCACAGGAGCGTTCGACCACGTTTCCGGAGTTGTCGGCGGCCGCTCGCCTCGACGCGATATGTACTGAGTGTCAACGAACCGTTCGCGACCATCTCACCAGACGCGCATGA
- a CDS encoding DUF7551 domain-containing protein produces MIGTTLGDIRDHIESLASEDGRYYVACARTGCRPVPADELAFDSRASARAAAQATEQYRATLRRYDPQVSYRDIIVREELPGWEASDGTPLADRTRELPPTPPERGGTDAIEFCHTVASVVFEAIAGSAHGDLQDAIMDTYLDAAEAVASPDELCLRLLESIATELDERLAPEEQAAVLREAAANLPRDDGGVLAPEPLAETLDSLEAVGLVDDYRIERCSAASGGESRSWTVCIEGYSLDGTPGRVVTLPLVVQLFDRLATRSVTISGAERVEGSGSWRLSIETNTTGRVGGLACVSTEGCP; encoded by the coding sequence ATGATAGGAACGACACTGGGCGACATTCGCGACCACATCGAATCGCTCGCCAGCGAGGACGGCCGCTACTACGTCGCCTGCGCGCGGACGGGGTGTCGGCCGGTCCCGGCCGACGAGTTGGCCTTCGACAGTCGAGCGAGCGCCCGCGCGGCCGCACAGGCGACCGAACAGTACCGGGCGACGCTTCGACGATACGACCCGCAAGTCTCGTATCGCGACATCATCGTTCGCGAGGAGTTGCCGGGCTGGGAAGCGTCGGACGGGACGCCACTGGCCGACCGAACGCGTGAGTTGCCGCCGACGCCGCCCGAACGCGGAGGAACGGACGCTATCGAGTTCTGTCACACCGTCGCCAGCGTCGTCTTCGAGGCCATCGCCGGGTCGGCCCACGGCGACTTACAGGACGCTATCATGGACACGTATCTCGACGCCGCCGAGGCGGTCGCATCACCCGACGAACTCTGTCTGCGACTGCTCGAAAGCATCGCGACGGAACTCGACGAGCGGTTGGCGCCCGAGGAACAAGCGGCGGTCCTACGAGAGGCGGCGGCGAACTTGCCACGCGACGACGGTGGCGTCTTGGCGCCCGAACCGCTCGCGGAGACGCTGGATTCACTGGAGGCGGTCGGACTCGTCGACGACTATCGCATCGAGCGGTGTTCGGCAGCCTCGGGTGGCGAATCGCGGTCGTGGACGGTGTGCATCGAGGGGTACAGTCTCGACGGGACGCCGGGTCGGGTCGTGACGCTGCCGTTGGTGGTGCAGCTGTTCGACCGGTTGGCGACGCGGTCGGTGACGATTTCGGGCGCAGAGCGTGTCGAAGGGTCGGGGTCGTGGCGGCTGTCCATCGAGACGAACACGACGGGGCGTGTCGGCGGCCTCGCTTGCGTGTCAACGGAGGGGTGTCCGTGA
- a CDS encoding ABC transporter substrate-binding protein: MSDDETIRQTAPTRRDAIKYGTSLVGSGLVAGCVGDGSTGTADEEPPNTDDGHSVTMEPVGTVEFDAVPEQWLAYTGDYADMGVALGQADGLEAIGVRARFGTHYYEELPGVAVDDKALTQLWNDGTDKEVFYELDPDVNVVDPNFMVNRLGVSEADVEEIRDNVAPLVGNTGFTRVYDWHDDYRYYSMYEAFEKMAELFDERGRYEAFDELHDEVLGDVQDRLPSESPDIAVLYPAEMPPESFYPYLVGEGFQSKQFRDLEVGDALATNGVTDAQVDGGTIDFETLLDIDPDAIAVRIQGEITDAYFDREIRSHLEDHDVASELTAVQEGRVFYSGLTYQGPILHLFQLERAARGIYPETFGADEELFDRQRVADIVTGDV; this comes from the coding sequence ATGAGCGACGACGAGACGATTCGACAGACAGCACCGACGCGCAGAGACGCCATCAAGTACGGCACCTCCCTCGTCGGGAGCGGATTGGTCGCCGGCTGTGTCGGCGACGGTTCAACGGGGACGGCTGACGAGGAGCCGCCGAACACTGACGACGGCCATTCGGTGACGATGGAGCCGGTCGGCACCGTCGAGTTCGACGCCGTGCCCGAACAGTGGCTGGCCTACACCGGCGATTACGCCGACATGGGCGTCGCTTTGGGACAGGCCGATGGCCTCGAAGCTATCGGGGTTCGCGCCCGCTTCGGCACCCACTACTACGAGGAACTGCCGGGCGTTGCCGTCGACGACAAGGCGCTCACCCAACTGTGGAACGACGGCACCGACAAGGAGGTGTTCTACGAACTCGACCCCGATGTCAACGTCGTCGACCCGAACTTCATGGTCAACCGCCTCGGGGTGAGCGAGGCCGACGTCGAGGAGATACGCGACAACGTCGCCCCGTTGGTCGGCAACACCGGCTTCACGCGGGTGTACGACTGGCACGACGACTATCGGTATTACTCGATGTACGAGGCCTTCGAGAAGATGGCCGAGCTTTTCGACGAGCGGGGCCGCTACGAGGCCTTCGACGAACTTCACGACGAGGTTCTTGGAGATGTACAGGACCGTCTTCCGTCGGAGTCCCCGGACATCGCGGTGTTGTACCCCGCCGAGATGCCGCCGGAGTCGTTCTACCCGTATCTCGTCGGCGAGGGCTTTCAATCGAAGCAGTTCCGCGACCTCGAAGTCGGCGACGCGCTGGCGACCAACGGCGTCACGGACGCCCAAGTCGACGGCGGCACCATCGACTTCGAGACGCTGCTGGACATCGACCCCGACGCCATCGCCGTTCGCATCCAGGGCGAAATCACCGACGCGTACTTCGACCGCGAGATTCGCTCGCATCTCGAGGACCACGACGTAGCCAGCGAACTGACGGCAGTCCAGGAGGGCAGGGTGTTCTACAGCGGGCTGACGTATCAGGGGCCGATACTCCACCTGTTCCAACTCGAACGGGCCGCCCGCGGGATATATCCCGAGACGTTCGGCGCCGACGAAGAGCTGTTCGACCGCCAGCGCGTCGCGGATATCGTCACCGGTGATGTCTGA
- a CDS encoding ABC transporter substrate-binding protein, translating into MSDDTTGPTRRDAIKYGSAVAAGGLLAGCTAGDSSDDSPESTPAKESDGYSVTMEPVGTVEFDGVPETVAPFTPDYIDMMVALGQADAAETVWYQNRYKTRHYEELPDVGIDTDRLTPLWNDGISKELLYEIDADLHLIDPHSLTNWLDDWPAEDIEEIETNVAPFLGNLIFRRTDEWHDYRYYTLYEAFEKVAAVFQERERFEAIQSLHSEVVAEIEAELPPAEERPDGALLFAGDEPDSFAPYRVSGMGANKEHFHTLGIDDAFEGTKVEGYSGSQSVDYETLLEIDPDSLLLRYHGNKTREEFEETTLAYMREHDVGSQLTAVQEGRVFRGSPIYCGPLHNLFMLERYATAYFPSRFDGELFDRQRVADIINGES; encoded by the coding sequence ATGAGTGATGACACCACCGGACCGACCCGCAGAGACGCCATCAAGTACGGTAGTGCCGTCGCCGCCGGCGGCCTGTTGGCGGGCTGTACGGCCGGCGACAGCTCAGATGACAGTCCCGAATCGACGCCGGCCAAAGAATCGGACGGCTACTCGGTGACGATGGAACCGGTCGGGACCGTCGAGTTTGACGGAGTTCCGGAGACCGTCGCGCCGTTCACCCCGGATTACATCGATATGATGGTCGCGTTGGGGCAGGCCGACGCGGCCGAAACGGTCTGGTATCAGAACCGGTACAAGACGAGACACTACGAGGAACTCCCCGATGTCGGCATCGACACGGACCGACTCACGCCGCTGTGGAACGACGGCATCTCGAAGGAGCTGTTGTACGAAATCGATGCCGACCTCCACCTCATCGACCCTCACTCGCTGACCAACTGGCTCGACGATTGGCCGGCCGAGGACATCGAGGAGATAGAGACGAACGTCGCGCCGTTCCTCGGGAACCTCATCTTCCGGCGAACCGACGAGTGGCACGACTACCGGTACTACACGCTGTACGAAGCCTTCGAGAAGGTCGCCGCGGTGTTTCAGGAGCGCGAGCGGTTCGAGGCGATTCAGTCGCTGCACAGCGAGGTGGTCGCCGAAATCGAGGCCGAACTCCCACCGGCCGAGGAGCGACCAGATGGTGCGCTGCTGTTCGCCGGCGACGAACCGGACAGTTTCGCGCCGTATCGGGTCTCGGGAATGGGAGCCAACAAGGAGCACTTCCACACACTGGGTATCGACGACGCCTTCGAAGGCACGAAGGTCGAGGGTTATTCGGGGTCGCAGTCGGTTGACTACGAGACGCTGTTGGAAATCGACCCCGATTCGCTGTTGCTCCGGTATCACGGCAACAAGACGCGCGAGGAGTTCGAGGAGACGACGCTGGCGTACATGCGCGAGCACGACGTTGGGAGTCAGTTGACGGCCGTCCAAGAGGGGCGGGTGTTCCGCGGCAGCCCGATTTACTGCGGGCCGCTGCACAACCTCTTCATGCTAGAGCGGTACGCGACGGCGTACTTCCCCTCGCGGTTCGATGGCGAACTGTTCGACCGCCAGCGAGTGGCAGACATCATCAACGGAGAGAGCTAA
- a CDS encoding ABC transporter substrate-binding protein, whose translation MTNDTTVKASTRRDIVKYGGAVVGGGLLAGCTGNGDPDTPEGTDSPDETSYSVEMSPVGDVTLEEPPTDVFTHFPWFADMATALGQGDSINNVWWDGTASTLEYFTSDLEGVDIPWRDETESYGFTKEQVYELDSDLHLVDPAWVTTQDNWTRADIDEVTNNVGSWLGNYYSNFHATPPDDWADGYEYYELWELFERVATLYGEQSRYEALASVRENMLETIERERPPESDRPTVAYLSISTDLSAIYLLRLNAPGYFNAHSRPLGAVDAFGDEQWDGAFKQIDMEALLEADPDAILALWTVTDAVGFEAMVQNLRDDPAGSELRAVNNDRVYVQGTRWQGPLMNLFQMEMTAKQLYPEQFGAWPRYENGDTYPVFDESERLFDHQRLADIINGDI comes from the coding sequence ATGACGAACGACACCACGGTCAAGGCATCGACACGACGCGATATCGTGAAGTACGGCGGCGCAGTCGTCGGCGGGGGACTGTTGGCTGGCTGTACCGGTAACGGCGACCCGGACACGCCTGAAGGGACCGACAGCCCCGACGAAACCTCGTACTCGGTGGAGATGTCACCGGTCGGTGACGTGACGCTCGAGGAGCCACCGACCGACGTGTTCACCCACTTCCCGTGGTTCGCCGACATGGCGACGGCACTCGGGCAGGGTGACAGCATCAACAACGTCTGGTGGGACGGAACCGCCTCGACGCTGGAGTACTTCACTTCCGACCTCGAGGGCGTCGACATCCCGTGGCGGGACGAAACTGAGTCCTACGGCTTCACGAAAGAGCAGGTGTACGAACTCGACAGCGACCTCCATCTCGTCGACCCGGCATGGGTGACGACACAGGACAACTGGACACGGGCGGATATCGACGAGGTCACGAACAACGTCGGGTCGTGGCTCGGGAACTACTACAGCAACTTCCACGCGACGCCGCCTGACGACTGGGCGGACGGCTACGAGTACTACGAGCTGTGGGAGCTGTTCGAGCGAGTCGCGACGCTTTACGGGGAGCAATCGCGATACGAGGCCCTTGCGTCCGTTCGGGAGAACATGCTCGAAACGATAGAACGTGAGCGGCCGCCGGAATCGGACCGACCGACCGTGGCGTATCTCTCGATTTCGACGGACCTCTCGGCCATCTACCTGCTTCGGTTGAACGCCCCCGGCTACTTCAACGCCCACAGCCGACCGCTCGGTGCTGTCGACGCCTTCGGTGACGAACAGTGGGACGGAGCGTTCAAACAGATCGATATGGAGGCGCTGCTGGAGGCCGACCCCGACGCGATACTCGCGCTGTGGACGGTCACCGACGCCGTCGGCTTCGAGGCGATGGTACAAAACCTCCGAGACGACCCCGCCGGCAGCGAACTGCGTGCCGTCAACAACGACCGGGTGTACGTCCAGGGAACGCGGTGGCAGGGGCCGTTGATGAACCTCTTCCAGATGGAGATGACCGCCAAGCAACTGTATCCCGAGCAGTTCGGCGCGTGGCCACGCTACGAGAACGGTGATACCTATCCCGTGTTCGACGAAAGCGAGCGGCTGTTCGACCACCAGCGACTTGCGGACATCATCAACGGAGACATCTGA
- a CDS encoding ABC transporter substrate-binding protein, whose product MSRDDAIRGGPTRRDTIKYGSAVAVGGLLAGCIGETEPAEESEGDDDTDAYTVEMAPMGEVSFESVPEQWAAYDGGYADMAVALGQADGLTGVGGADRYYTYVYDELPGVSVDRETIEANPEVRTKEEFYELDSDLHLYDPGMLRNWFDWSDADVEEIRTNVAPFLGNLIFRRSDEWHDYRYYTLYEAFEKVARAFDETERYEAFAAFHDEFIASIQSRLPPADERPNVFLTFEGTNEPATFSPYRLNDKGTSKKQWNDLGVTDALAGTDIDNLSTTDRGELDYENLLEIDPEVILVRGHERKSATEFRDTVLAYMKDHDVASELQAVQGGRVYRGGYLHQGPIHNLFLTERAAQQLYPGEFGEVTSDEQLFDRQRVADIINGEF is encoded by the coding sequence ATGTCCAGAGACGACGCGATACGCGGGGGACCGACGCGCAGAGACACCATCAAATACGGCAGTGCCGTCGCAGTCGGCGGCTTGCTCGCCGGCTGTATTGGTGAGACCGAACCCGCCGAGGAATCGGAGGGGGACGACGACACCGACGCCTACACCGTCGAGATGGCGCCGATGGGCGAGGTAAGCTTCGAATCGGTCCCCGAACAGTGGGCGGCCTACGACGGCGGCTACGCCGACATGGCCGTCGCGTTGGGGCAGGCCGACGGCCTGACCGGCGTCGGTGGCGCCGACCGTTACTACACGTACGTCTACGACGAACTGCCAGGCGTCTCGGTCGACCGCGAGACCATCGAGGCCAATCCCGAGGTCCGAACGAAAGAGGAGTTCTACGAACTCGACAGCGACCTCCACCTCTACGACCCCGGGATGTTGCGCAACTGGTTCGATTGGAGCGACGCCGACGTCGAGGAAATCCGGACGAACGTCGCCCCGTTCCTCGGGAACCTCATCTTCCGGCGCTCCGACGAGTGGCACGACTACCGGTACTACACGCTGTACGAGGCCTTCGAGAAAGTCGCGAGGGCCTTCGACGAGACGGAGCGATACGAGGCGTTTGCGGCCTTCCACGACGAGTTCATCGCGTCGATTCAGAGCCGCCTGCCGCCGGCCGACGAGCGGCCGAACGTCTTCCTCACTTTCGAGGGGACGAACGAACCCGCGACGTTCTCGCCGTACCGCCTCAATGACAAGGGCACGAGCAAGAAGCAGTGGAACGACCTCGGCGTCACCGACGCCCTCGCCGGCACCGACATCGACAACCTCAGCACGACCGACCGCGGCGAACTCGACTACGAGAACCTCCTCGAAATCGACCCCGAGGTCATCCTCGTCCGCGGCCACGAGCGGAAGTCCGCCACGGAGTTCCGCGACACCGTTCTCGCGTACATGAAGGACCACGACGTGGCGAGTGAACTGCAGGCCGTCCAAGGGGGCCGCGTCTACCGCGGCGGCTACCTCCATCAAGGGCCGATTCACAACCTCTTCCTCACCGAACGCGCCGCTCAGCAACTGTACCCCGGGGAGTTCGGCGAGGTAACGAGCGACGAACAGCTGTTCGACCGCCAGCGCGTGGCGGACATCATCAACGGGGAGTTCTGA
- a CDS encoding ABC transporter ATP-binding protein, whose product MVFNVGSLRHSDGSEDAVDDTPTSNAPEGGASDLAGEGLVLGYPTMEDPVVDGESIVAEPGAVTALVGPNGSGKSTLLKGLAKQLDPDDGSVLVDGRDVHSMGTKELARKLGLLSQESTSPDSITVEDLVYHGRYPHRGFFEHVTEEDQQAVDRAIELAGCEHLRNREVGSLSGGQKQLAWIAMVLAQDTDVLLLDEPTTFLDLHHQLEVMEIIETLRADSDITVVVVLHDIEQAARLADRVVALKDGEIQARGPPEAVVTEELLAEVFRVDAEVVPTDRGPRITPLRARHEDEDDADAVEAKESTEGEARW is encoded by the coding sequence ATGGTGTTCAACGTCGGTTCGCTACGACACTCGGACGGAAGCGAAGACGCTGTCGACGACACCCCGACATCGAACGCCCCCGAAGGCGGAGCGAGCGACCTCGCCGGCGAGGGGTTGGTGCTGGGGTACCCCACGATGGAGGACCCGGTCGTCGACGGCGAGAGTATCGTCGCCGAACCGGGAGCGGTGACGGCGCTGGTCGGCCCCAACGGGTCCGGGAAGAGCACGCTCCTGAAGGGGTTGGCGAAGCAACTCGACCCCGACGACGGCTCGGTGTTGGTCGACGGCCGCGATGTCCACTCGATGGGGACGAAGGAACTCGCCCGAAAGCTCGGTTTGCTCTCCCAAGAGAGCACCTCACCCGACTCCATCACCGTCGAGGACCTCGTGTATCACGGCCGGTATCCCCACCGCGGCTTCTTCGAACACGTCACCGAGGAAGACCAACAAGCGGTCGACCGGGCCATCGAGTTGGCCGGCTGTGAACACCTCCGAAACCGGGAGGTCGGCAGCCTCAGCGGCGGCCAGAAGCAGCTGGCGTGGATTGCGATGGTGCTCGCCCAGGACACCGATGTGTTGTTGCTCGACGAGCCGACGACGTTCCTCGACCTCCATCACCAACTGGAAGTGATGGAGATAATCGAGACGCTGCGGGCGGACAGCGACATCACGGTCGTCGTCGTGCTCCACGACATCGAGCAGGCGGCGCGACTCGCCGACCGCGTAGTCGCCCTCAAGGACGGCGAAATTCAGGCCCGCGGACCGCCCGAAGCCGTCGTCACCGAGGAGCTGCTCGCGGAGGTGTTCCGCGTCGACGCCGAGGTGGTGCCGACCGACCGCGGACCGCGAATCACACCGCTTCGCGCCCGACACGAGGACGAAGACGACGCGGACGCGGTTGAGGCGAAGGAGTCGACCGAAGGGGAGGCACGGTGGTGA
- a CDS encoding FecCD family ABC transporter permease, translated as MSSESVKSGRPSERRRSSRFAWLFDPKLLTTAAGSLVVVVLGGLVQVSFGAYSMTFAQAWGAVFDPQVLFNAQAWNAFLLGGELPEMSTESLIVWNIRLPRVLVGIIVGMNLAVSGAIFQAVTRNELASPFILGVSSGAGLMILLTLVVFGGLSAFLPLIAAAGGATAFLIVYAIAWKNGTSPVRLVLAGVIVGTVFNSLQTALFFFADDIGIVQSAIAWTTGSLTGTDWAQVRLVLPWSVVAILLAVVGARQCNVMLLGERTAKSLGMSIEKVRFALSGVAVLAAAASIAVAGIVGFVGLIVPHVVRNLVGSDYKKVIVGCLFVGPALMVGADVGARLALNPVQIPVGIVTGLVGGPYFLYLMRKKQNMGEI; from the coding sequence ATGAGCAGTGAATCCGTCAAATCTGGACGACCGAGCGAGCGCCGCCGGAGCAGTCGGTTCGCGTGGCTGTTCGACCCGAAACTGCTGACTACCGCGGCCGGAAGCCTCGTTGTCGTTGTCCTCGGCGGTCTCGTACAGGTGAGTTTCGGCGCCTACTCGATGACGTTCGCACAGGCATGGGGAGCGGTCTTCGACCCACAAGTACTGTTCAACGCACAGGCGTGGAACGCCTTCCTGCTCGGTGGCGAACTGCCGGAGATGAGCACCGAGAGCCTCATCGTCTGGAACATCAGGCTACCGCGCGTGCTCGTCGGCATCATCGTCGGGATGAACCTCGCCGTCTCGGGCGCCATCTTTCAGGCCGTCACGCGCAACGAACTGGCGAGTCCGTTCATCCTCGGCGTCTCCTCCGGGGCTGGACTGATGATTCTGTTGACGCTCGTGGTGTTCGGTGGGCTGTCGGCGTTCCTGCCGCTCATCGCCGCAGCCGGCGGCGCGACGGCGTTTCTCATCGTCTACGCAATCGCCTGGAAGAACGGCACCTCGCCGGTCAGACTCGTCTTGGCTGGCGTCATCGTCGGCACCGTCTTCAACAGTCTCCAGACGGCGCTGTTCTTCTTCGCCGACGACATCGGCATCGTCCAGTCGGCCATCGCGTGGACGACCGGGTCGCTCACCGGCACCGACTGGGCGCAGGTTCGACTGGTGTTGCCGTGGTCGGTCGTCGCCATCCTGTTGGCCGTCGTCGGCGCCCGGCAGTGTAACGTGATGTTGCTGGGCGAGCGGACCGCCAAGTCGCTGGGGATGTCCATCGAGAAGGTCCGCTTCGCGCTCTCGGGCGTGGCCGTGTTGGCCGCCGCCGCCAGTATCGCGGTGGCGGGCATCGTCGGCTTCGTCGGCCTCATCGTCCCCCACGTTGTGCGGAATCTGGTCGGCAGCGACTACAAGAAAGTCATCGTCGGCTGTCTGTTCGTCGGCCCGGCGTTGATGGTCGGCGCCGACGTGGGCGCCCGTCTCGCGTTGAACCCCGTCCAGATACCGGTCGGCATCGTCACCGGGCTGGTCGGAGGGCCGTACTTCCTGTATCTGATGCGGAAGAAGCAGAACATGGGTGAAATCTGA
- a CDS encoding NAD(P)/FAD-dependent oxidoreductase yields MSSTVDYDVAVVGGGPAGCSAAVFLAREELDTVVFDRGRSSIRKCAYLENYLGFPDGIDVETFYELMHDHIRAAGCDLRSDLVESVEPDGEGLVVVPQESGSVTARRVVAATRYDGEYLRGLGDDEAMFETIDHGEETTERFDREYADADGTTPIEGLYVASPATVADKQAIMAAGRGARVAHRVVADSRLDDGWWPEAADHKDWMRRATSLDGEWTDREQWVEWFEEYYGDDAPVDPGEDRFERVRDAYIDAQRETYLTDAEIDARGTSGHEALASALDTDAVVDGIGEKALLEAIDDETIRAYHSDQPEGVRNEQ; encoded by the coding sequence GTGAGTTCGACCGTCGACTACGATGTGGCCGTCGTCGGCGGTGGCCCCGCTGGGTGTTCGGCCGCCGTCTTCCTCGCCCGTGAGGAACTCGACACCGTCGTCTTCGACCGGGGCCGGTCGTCCATCCGGAAGTGTGCCTACCTAGAGAACTACCTCGGCTTCCCCGACGGCATCGATGTCGAGACGTTCTACGAGTTGATGCACGACCACATCCGAGCGGCGGGGTGTGACCTCCGCTCGGACCTCGTCGAGTCGGTCGAACCCGATGGCGAGGGCTTGGTCGTCGTCCCACAGGAGAGTGGGTCCGTAACCGCGAGACGGGTCGTCGCGGCGACCAGATACGACGGCGAGTACCTGCGTGGCCTCGGCGACGACGAAGCGATGTTCGAAACTATTGACCACGGCGAGGAGACGACCGAGCGCTTCGACCGCGAGTACGCCGACGCAGACGGAACGACGCCAATCGAGGGGCTGTACGTCGCCTCCCCCGCGACGGTCGCCGACAAACAGGCCATCATGGCCGCCGGTCGGGGCGCGCGGGTCGCCCATCGCGTCGTCGCCGACAGCAGACTCGACGACGGTTGGTGGCCCGAGGCCGCAGACCACAAAGACTGGATGCGGCGGGCGACCAGTCTCGACGGCGAGTGGACCGACCGAGAGCAGTGGGTCGAGTGGTTCGAGGAATATTACGGCGACGACGCGCCAGTCGACCCCGGCGAAGACCGCTTCGAGCGCGTCAGGGACGCCTACATCGACGCCCAGCGGGAAACGTATCTGACCGACGCGGAAATCGACGCGCGTGGGACATCGGGTCATGAGGCGCTCGCGTCGGCACTCGACACCGACGCCGTCGTGGACGGAATCGGTGAAAAGGCGCTCTTGGAAGCAATCGACGACGAGACAATTCGTGCCTACCACAGCGACCAGCCAGAGGGGGTCCGTAATGAGCAGTGA